A region from the Vicia villosa cultivar HV-30 ecotype Madison, WI linkage group LG3, Vvil1.0, whole genome shotgun sequence genome encodes:
- the LOC131593466 gene encoding pectinesterase-like, translated as MEIFGKTFFILLLLSLFFSIVSSRKVPSTKNIDWWCNQTPHPQPCKHYTTQMKNHFKIKHRVEFRRMLVQLALEQSLIMQKESQQNSSLEHKIVHGDCLKLIENTIFHLNRTLEGLNNICSPNDAQTWLTTSLTNIETCKNGALELNAQDFNFIVHNNVIEMIRNTLAINMYFLKHNKETGEGSFPSWFSKHERKLLQYKSSLKFNIVVAKDGSGQFKTVQAALDNAANRKYKTRFVIHVKKGVYKENIEVNVHNDNIMLVGDGMQNTIITSSRSVQGGYTTYSSATAGIDGLHFIARDITFQNTAGPHKGQAVALRSASDLSVFYRCAISGYQDTLMTHAQRQFYRQCYIYGTVDFIFGNAAVVFQNCNIFARKPLDGQANMITAQGRGDPFQNTGISFHNCQIRAASDLKPVVDKYKTYLGRPWQQYSRVMVMKTFMDTLVSPLGWSPWGDTDFAQDTLYYGEYENSGPGSSTKDRVKWLGYHVITSPSDASKFTVIGLLAGPSWLATTTVPFTSGL; from the exons ATGGAAATCTTTGGAAAAACATTCTTCATACTTTTAttactttctttatttttctcaatAGTCTCATCAAGAAAAGTACCTTCCACAAAAAACATAGATTGGTGGTGTAACCAAACACCACATCCTCAACCATGCAAACACTATACAACTCAAATGAAGAATCATTTCAAAATCAAACATAGAGTTGAGTTTAGAAGAATGCTTGTTCAACTAGCCTTAGAACAATCTCTTATCATGCAAAAAGAATCGCAACAAAACTCATCACTCGAGCATAAAATCGTTCATGGTGATTGTTTGAAGCTGATAGAAAACACAATCTTTCATCTCAATCGTACACTAGAAGGATTAAACAATATATGTTCACCAAATGATGCACAAACATGGCTCACAACTTCTCTCACAAACATTGAAACATGTAAAAATGGAGCTTTAGAACTCAATGCGCAAGATTTCAATTTCATTGTTCATAACAATGTAATTGAGATGATAAGGAACACCTTAGCCATCAATATGTATTTCTTGAAACACAACAAAG AAACTGGAGAAGGGTCATTTCCAAGTTGGTTTTCAAAGCATGAGCGGAAGCTTTTGCAATATAAATCTTCACTAAAGTTTAATATTGTGGTGGCAAAAGATGGTTCGGGACAGTTTAAGACAGTGCAAGCTGCTTTGGATAATGCTgctaatagaaaatataaaacaagATTTGTGATACATGTGAAGAAAGgtgtttataaagaaaatattgagGTTAATGTTCATAATGATAACATTATGTTGGTTGGTGATGGAATGCAAAATACCATAATAACAAGTTCTAGAAGTGTTCAAGGAGGTTATACTACTTATAGCTCAGCAACAGCTG GTATTGATGGACTTCACTTCATTGCGCGTGACATAACCTTCCAAAATACCGCCGGTCCACACAAAGGTCAAGCAGTGGCGCTACGATCAGCCTCTGATTTGTCTGTCTTCTATCGATGTGCCATATCAGGTTACCAAGACACTCTCATGACGCATGCACAACGTCAATTTTACAGACAATGCTACATCTACGGAACCGTAGACTTCATCTTTGGCAACGCCGCTGTGGTATTCCAAAATTGTAACATTTTCGCGAGAAAGCCATTAGATGGCCAAGCTAACATGATCACAGCCCAAGGTCGAGGAGATCCATTCCAAAACACCGGAATTTCATTCCACAATTGTCAAATTAGGGCTGCGTCAGATCTAAAGCCCGTTGTCGACAAGTACAAAACCTATTTGGGTCGGCCTTGGCAACAATACTCAAGAGTTATGGTGATGAAAACTTTTATGGATACCTTAGTGAGTCCACTGGGTTGGTCTCCATGGGGTGACACTGATTTTGCTCAAGATACTTTGTATTATGGAGAGTATGAAAACTCTGGGCCGGGCTCATCGACAAAAGATAGAGTGAAATGGCTGGGCTATCATGTGATTACAAGCCCAAGTGATGCATCAAAGTTTACTGTAATTGGGCTTCTTGCAGGCCCATCATGGTTGGCTACTACTACTGTGCCATTTACATCTGGTCTTTGA